atagagaggggcctaaggagagattctgaAAAATCTGAGAGACTGAAAGCTTGTATCTACTCAGGAGTGTTCTGCAGTTTGCCAATTGAGGCACCATCTCCAGCCtgagttttattaaaaaataaactattgaTAGGAGAAGAGGATCCCCTAagtctcaccaaatgcaactgtgagtcttcattatTATTGTCCCTTGAAGCAGCAACAGGGAAGCCCTGTACTGACTGGGCAACTCAAGAGAAGACATATATTTCCAGTGATCTGGAACTGGGCTGTATAGTACAACCTATCCTCATTGTTTTCCTAATGACTTCTGAGATGGGTtgaataattgtctcagaacCCACGGAGTgaaaacaggatttgtttagaaactctcaGGGCCAAGGATTGCTACCTAGCTTGGTTTTGGTTGTTGTCAGAGAAGCCAAATTTGTCCTGGGGCTTAGACCCTTAGTGCATcggagtctttttacataaccactgtggtatctctcatcCACTCTattttatctctaggttaggagtgagtaattaagctaaaaaatctacttatagttaaaaaatcccacaggctcccataacctagtggtaagataaagaacaaaagaaggaTTAACAGAGCAACCTTGATTCACCTCAAGAATTGAGATAATAGAGAAATGACTGTTAATTtcaacaactgtgaactctttaagtaccttacttagacacaagtcaatccagtcaAGTATGATTAATGGATTGAATAGCACTGAGAGAAAGACTTCATAAtgcaccatatacaatggttataccaagaagaaatattgaagaaatgaaccaggacaaaagcacAGATAACCCCCCCAcccaaggtagaagcacataaaaatGAGGACAACATTTAAACACTAACTGAGAAATTAGTCtcaagagtgaggaaagagtttgaaatatcatcagaaaaggggaaacagcaaatgagactctgaaagaaaacactatctccaggtaattagagaactgaaagctgaaatagccaaGCTAGGAGCAtgactagctgaacaagctaatacaatatcagaacagggtaacaaaatagttgtgtgagctacagaaaacaacagagaggagagattatAGAATGAGTaaggcagaaaacaaaattagcaagattgaggataaattagagaaaactataaagaaataagatatctcaaaaaagaggctaagaaatactgaaaacaacaacagagacatatggaatgacttcaaaggaAGTAATATAGGacttattggcttgccagaggaataaagagagggaagggaagaaagcattctacaggacatgtaactgagagctttcctactttagacaacattaaagacataaaggttcaagaaacccagagggttccaaacagaactaactcagacttaaagacaccaagacatatcatatttagaatgaaaaggaataaagataaagaaaggatcctcaaggctgctagagaaaaacagagtcacctacagaggaaagctcgtaagattagcagcagagatCTTCATACAAGCACTAAAGGTCACATGAGAATGtaaagatatctatagagtgctcaatgagaaaggctttccacCTTTTCAACctgctatatcctgctagactatcattcaaactagatagaggcataaaagtcttctcAGACACGCAACAGTTAaatgaatcaactatcaccaagcctgccttgcaaGAAGTTTTGAAATGTCATTTATAAATACCACATCATGATAAAAAtactatatatcagaacactctaaaattttagaaaaatgagagtaaaatatcttaattttataatatcagtaaatgtcaatggcctgagttcacctattaaaaggcacataataggaagatggattagaaaacgcaacccaaccatatgttatcTGAATAccacctaactcagcaagacaaatATGGACTTGAAGTGAAAGGAAAACTACCACACAAACCAATAAACCACAAataagggtaggaacagctagtCTCAATCTGACACgacaactttaaaataaataaaatgtaaaaagatagggatggacattacttaatgctcagaggattagtcaatcaagaagacttaatgattatcaacattgtgcatccaatgagaggccatacatcaaacatctactgaaaggggcacagcaatatattaatagcaccACAGTAATATTAGGGGATTTCAATAGCCCttggatattaggccagaaactatcaaataattagaggataatattggcagaactcttttccatctaaattttaaggcATCTTAAGGGatgtgaatccaattacaaaaaaaaaaaaaaaagaagaagaagaagttgaacaataaacacaaatcagaacttggactgggtctatgttactgcaccaaagtaaaggactctggggcgggAAGaatgagttcaggtcctggaacatgatagcagaggaggacctagaaaggggttgaattattatatgaaactgagaaatgtgaacaggggtagatggcataatagttatgcaaagagactcttgctcctgaggctccaaagtctcagcttcatggtgaattcactgtctttatcttggatggagctcaaagatatcaggttaagtaaaataagtcagaagcagaagaatgaatataggatTATATTACTCTTAAGCACTGTTGGGACAAAGGGTCCCTGGCCTCACACTCCCGCCCTGGGGCTTTAGGTAGAGCTGCCTGCTGTGGGAGGCCAAGAGGAAGTACACAAAGTACAGAGGCTTGCTGAGAACAGCCTGACCTCTCCGAGGCCCACGCTTCCTGGCAGAGCCAACCGCAAGTTGGAGCCAACCGCAAGTTCCGCATTCCCATGCCCTGAAACAGTATAAGTAGCTgggacaagagaaaaataaaggcttgCTTGTTTGCTCCATGAACTGACTCTGCTGTTCTGTTAATCAATCCTGACGCCCTTCTCCTGTCTCGCCGTCACTGTCACGCTGGACGCAACAAGTGGAGGTCCCACCCAGACAGGGTCACCTCCTGGCTGGCGGGCGGTGTATTGGGAGTTCAGAAACAGAAAACGAAAATGGGTAACAGTGGAAGCAGAACAGAACTACAGCATCAGCTCAGGCGGCTGCTTGAACAACAAGGCACTGCCATTAAGTCTAGCACTGCACAGCAGTTCTTGGACATAATTAATACAGCTAGCCCCTGGTTCCTTTCCGGAGGAGGTCTGAACATTCCCGATTGGGACCAGGTAAAGAGGGACCTGCAAAAACAACTCCATAAGCAAGGCCCCGACGCCTTCCCTATAGAGACATTTTGGCTGTGGAGGCTAGTAAATGATGCACTGTGGAGTGAAAAAGTTAGAATAAAAGCTGAATTAGGAGCAGCCCGGGGAGTGTGGCAGGAGGTACAGGAGGAGGAGACTCGTCGCTCCCTGAGCAACGGTCCACTTTCAGATCGCCCCTCGCCTTTACCTCCTGAGAAGGATTGGGAGGACCGGGGAGGGCCAATTccagatagtgaggaagagagtgagGACGAGGAAGGCATATTGAGACAAGAGATAAAAGACCTCCGCCGCCGCATTAAAGAACTGGAAACCGTGGAGAATGCGGCCCCACCGGTGGTACCATCCACTCCCCCGCTACAACCTCCAGCGTATGCGGCCTGGGAAGGACATATTCCAGCCCCGGAGGAGGCAGTGGAGGGCATGGGTCCAACAGAGGGAGTAAGGTTTTGCCCCTTAGTCATGCCAGTCATGGAAGTCCCAGATCCAGATAATCCTGGACAGGTAATCAGGCAACATCAGGCTTTGCCCTTTAAGGAGGTTAAGGCAATGAAGGAAGCAGTGTGCTCCTATGGCCCCCAGGAACCATTCACATTAACCGTGTTTGAAAGTTTTGCAGCATTAGATTTGACACCCAGTGACTGGCAACAACTGTGCCGGGCGGTGCTTATGGGGGGAGACTACTTATTATGGAAAGGAGAATATTATGAAGAATGTCTCTGCATAGCCTGGCATAATGCTAATGCTGGACAAGCCCACAGGAATTTGGATATGCTACAGGGCACTGGTGCCTATAATACCTTGCAGGCACAAATTGCATATGACCCCGGAGTATATGCCCAAATTGCTAGTGCAGCCAGCCGGGCTTGGAAAGCCCTTCCAAATAAAGCGGCTGGGGAACATTTGTCTAAAGTACTTCAAGGCCCCTCCGAGCCCTTTGCAGATTTTGTGGATAGCTTAATACAATTGGCAGGGAAGATTTTTGGAGACGTTAACACGGATATGCCAGTAATTCAGCAGTTGGCCTATTAAAATGCTAATAGATGGTGCCAAGAGGCCCTCAGAGCCCACCAGGGGAAAAGCCTGAATCAAATGATAGGCACATGCCATGACATTGATGGCTCAGTAGTACAGGGAAAGGTAATAGCCGCTGCCTTACAACCCGCCCCCGCCAAGGTCTCCAGGGGCGCCGTAGGTGGCAGCCGGAACTGCTTCCAATGTGGGAATGCTGGCCACTTTAAAAGAGAGTGTCCAGCATTGCATGGTGGGGGCAGAAAGCCAAGAGTGTGCCCTCGCTGCAAAAAAAGGGGCTCATTGGGCCAATAACTGTCTTTCCAGAACAGACATAAATGGCCACCCAATCCGGAATGTGCAGAACACTGGGCAGGGAAACTGGAGGAGGGCCCCGCCCCAGGGCCCCAACACAGTGTATGGGGCGCTGACCTCCGAGGAGACCCCGTCAGTGGGGCTCGGGAGGATACAGTTTCTTCCTCAGGGCAATCCTTATGCCCTGTGGACCTCTCCAGAGCAACCCCAGGGAGCATAGGACTGGACCTCTGCATCTCAGCAAGAGCAATTCTGACACCATTAATGGGAGTGCAAACCCTGCCCATAGGAGTGAAGGGGCCACTCCCTAAGGGAGTCATGAGACTGATACTGGGAAGAAGCAGCACTATCCTAAAAGGCATTACTATACATCCAGGAGTAATAGACTCTGACTTTAACAGGGAAATTAAAATAATGGCCTCAGTGAGACAGGGGGTGGTGGTCATCCCACAGGAAGACAGGATTGCTCAGCTCTTATTGATACCTTTGTTAAACACTCCTAATGCAATAAAGGGAGCTGCACGAGCCGGGGGTGCTTTCGGGTCTTCACGGCCTCCCTCTGCATTCTGGGTTGCACCGCTGAACAATCGGCCAGAACTTACACTGCAGGTTGAGAGACGGGAATTTGTAGGTATATTGGATACTGGGGCTGATGTTTCAGTCCTCTCTGCTGGCTCATGGCCTCCCTAATGGCCCTTGGAGGATAGCACAACAAGCCTACAGGGCATGGGCACTGCCCTACCTTGCAAAAGCTCCCAGATATTGAGGTGGACAGACGCAGATGGGCACTCAGGCTATTTTCAGCCTTTTGTTCTCCAAGGACTCCCCGTAAACCTGTGGGGCCAGGAGATACTCGATGCTATGGACGTGGTGATCACCACCCAGCGGAATAAGAATGATGACGACAAGAAGGGGAGCCAAGGGTGTATTTCCATCCAGCGGTATCCTGGAGACAGAAAGGGCCTGAGACATTTTTGCTGAGGGCCACCATTCCATGCTCCCGACCCAAACCCATACCCATAAAGTGACTGTCAGATAAGCCCTTGTGGGTGGAGCAGTGGCCCTTGAATAAGGAAAAACTTAAGGCAGCCCAAGAACTAGTTAAAGAACAGATAGAGGCATGACATATCATTCCATCCACCTCTCCTTGGAATACTGCCATACttgtgattaaaaagaaaagtggaaagtGGAGACTCCTACAAGATCTTAGGATGGTGAATAAGGCCATGCAGGTGATGGGTCCCTTACAACAAGGATTGCCATCCCCAATCACCATTCCGAAAAATTGGGCAATGATTATTATAGACCTTAGAGACTGCTTTTTCAGTATCCCTTTGCACCCGGAAGACAGCCCACGGTttgttttctctgtcctgtcaattaaCTTTATGGAGCCTGTGGCCAGATATCAGTGGGTGGTACTCCCTCAAGGAATGGCTAATAGCCCGACTATTTGCCAAATGTATGTAGCCCAGGGGCTGGCCCCCATCCGCGCCAGATTCCCCCAGATGCATATCGTCCATTACATGGATGACATCCTGCTGGCAGTTGAAACAGAGGACATGGTTAGGCAGGCTTATGCAACCCTACACACAACACTAGAGATCAGCGGACTGATCATAGAACCGGATAAGGTCCAGGAGAAATATCCATATCAATATCTCAGACACACTATTAGTGAAACTGGGATAAGACCCAAAAAATTGACCATCAGCTGCACATCCTTAAGCACCTTGCATGATTGGCAGTGATTCTTGGGGGATTTACAATGGATACACCCTTCCTTGGCAATCACCACTGGGGAATTGCGCGCATTATATGACATGCTCCTGGGAGATCCGGACCCAACATCCCCTAGGCTTCTTCACAGCCTGCCCCTAATGCCTTGGACCTGGTGGTGGAGCATCTCTCTCAAGCCAGAGTCCAGCAGATAGATTATGATATACCCCTCTAATTATTGGTTTTTTGCTTCTAACTTCTCACCCACAGCAGCCTTTTGGCAGAATGAGCCCCTAATGTGGGTCCATTTGCCAGTGTCCCTGGCTAGGATAATTCAACCATACTATCACATGACCCTACAGCTGTTGTGGAAAGCCCATAAATTGAGCATCCAGACCTTTGGCAAGGAGATGGACATTATAATCACCCCCTATACTAATGACCAAATCACCCATTTGCAACAACATGACGATGATTGGAAGTTGTTCTTTGCCACCACAACCGCTCTTCTCAGCTCACATTATCCTAAACACCCACTGTTGCCTTTCCTAATCAATCACCCTGTCATTTTTCCCAGAGTCATTCAAAGAGAGCCGCTGGCTCAGGCCCTCACGGTCTTCACTGATGCCTCCCCCCGAGGTTTTGCAGTGGTTTACCACCCTGCTTCTGTCGTTAAAATACCAGTTGGAACAAGTTCTGCTCAAGAGGCAGAGCTCACCGCTTTCATTCTTGCCCTTAAAACCTACCCCACCACTCCTCTAAACCTTTATACAGACAGTGTTTATGTTTCTAAAGCTGTCCCTGAATTAGAAACTGACCCGtacatctccccttcctcctgcgTTCAAACCTTGCTTTGCAAGGCTCAAAACCTCATTTGGGACTGGCAGTGTCCACTATATGTGGGTCATATTCGAGGCCACACTCAGCTGCCTGGCCCTCTAGCCGCTGGCAATGAGCAAGCCAACACTCACTCTCAGGTCCTGCACTGTGATGCCATTGCCGATGCTTTTCAACTCCACAATAGATTCCACCTTAATGCTTGTTCTCTTCAGCATCACACAGGTTGTCCCCATTCTGTTGCAACCTAAATCACCTCTCAATGTGAGGATTGTGCCCCATTTCACAAATCCCCCCATACTGGAGTAAATCCCTGAGGATTGAAACCTAATGATATTTGGCAAATGGATGTTACTCATTTTCCTCCTTCAGGAAGACTAAAATACATGCATTTTTCTGTAGATACCTATTCTGGGGCCATATATGCATCCCTACACACCagggaaaaaattaaacatgTGATTAACCACTGTGTTGCTGCTTTCGCATACTTAGGAATCCCTGGCCACATAGAAACAGACAATGGCCCGGCCTATGTCAGCCAATGTTTCCAAGCCTTTTGTAAAGACCATGTCGTGTGCCACACCactggcattccctataatccaacTGGGCAAGCTATCGTTGAACGCAAGCATGCTGTACTCAAgatctgtcaaaaataaaaaggggggagttcCTCTCCTCCCCAGTGTCCTTACTAAATAAGGTCTTattcattataatttttttaacaattgATGGTCAGGGCCGGTCCGCCATGGAAAGGCACTGGCGTCCCCAAAGAGACAATTTAGGAGAAGTAATGTGGAAGGATCTACTAACTGGGATGTGGAAGGGACCTACCCCTCTCCTGGCAAGAGTGAGGGGAGTTGTTTGTGTTTTCCCCCCAGGAAGTGAAAAACCCATCTGGGTGCCTGACCGCTGTGTGAGACCAGTTAACACCAGGAAGGAGAATGAGGAAGGGACCAGGAACATGAACATGGCTGCTAACCCTGCTGACAACAACGATGATGACGGGAGAGAAGGTGTGGAGTCCGGTAAAGAGCATCCCCATGCTGATGCCTGTGGGTCAAGCTAGCACAATATACCCATCAGTGTACAGCTCCAACTTCATGGTGGGTTCAGCCTCCCAGAATACTCCCACCAAAACCCATTCGGTGAACAATACGTTTTGGTTATGGGACAGCACCACCAACACATCATGGCTTGACGGTAATAGTTCCTTCCTGGGACCATGTCTTGCCCTGTCCAATTATTCATTGGGTGACTTCTCCAACAATGGAAGCGGTGGCCTGGTTCAAAGGGTTTGAAAAGATATTAAATATAACACATAAGACACAAGTGCCCATAAAGAACAGGGCCTGTCTCTTGAGCCCTTTCTTTTTCATACTGTGGAACCATATGGGTGACTTGGAGGGGGATGCTTAATTGCTCTTTCAGTTAATTAATTGTCTCCTTAGCAATTgctggagagaagaagaagactccGCAATGACAGTGTGGATCCCAGCTTTCCTGCCCATTCCGCTGACGGTCATTAAGAACAGAGAATAATTGGTGCTCTACAGGCAGAAAAGAGACTTTGGAATCACGGCAAGTTTCAGGTAATGAAACATGACAGCTGAGAAGgacatagtgagggttgtatttttatatggaagtgttatgcatgtataaaccattgtattttactgctgactgtaaatcattaatccccaaattaagaatttttttaaaaagaacatattttcattttttcttgaaAAGCATATGTTCATTTTCTTCAAGTTCTTAAATATTTCAGATTCAGTCTCAGTATCTCCCCCTTACCCAAATAAGCAATTTctgattctattttttaatttatttttatttaagaaaggataaattaacaaaaccatagggtagaaggggtacaactccacacaactcccaccaaccaatctccatatcccatcctcttccctgatagccgtcccattctctatccctctggaagcatggacccagggtcattgtgggttgcagaaggtggaaggtctggcttctataattgcttccccgctgaacatggacgttgactggtcagtccatactcccagtctgcctctctctttccctagtagggtgggtccctggggaagcagagctccaggacattttggtggggtcttcagtccagggaagcctggccagcattctgatggcatctggaaactggtggctgaaaagagagttaacataaaaagccaaacaaaatgttgagcaatcatggaataGCAAAGGTTTGAATAGTAGAGAGCAAGTGTTGGGGGGGGAACTGACTGCAAACTCATGAgtagtcatggacccaaaggttgtaatagtagagagaaagtgttggggggtactcactgcaaacactagtgtacttctgctgtcagatatatattttgcaccagtttatggatatgtgtgaacatatgctctctctcacagaacctggtctatatctaggttttaggaatttgttagaaagttagagaatagtatgaaaagaaaggtctcgcccaagtaatgaagctgaagggttgtcattccacacctgaagtctggacacagtctgagctgaagcatgttgaggtggcaattgttacgttgattaggttgtgatcggaacatgcaatattatttgatatgtattgggagaggcatgcaggaaagttgaCCCTATCCTAGGaccaggggaaatataggctctctagtggagatgtgaaattcctgctgtcttagggttcaaaaaggcaatggatagttattgttatcatcacattatttggcagttaggttgactttgaaaagtgcttttgttagggtttgctgtatagtacccagtatcatgtataagctgtgccaccagttgcttctgatctacttggtctaaaattttgagagagtccgcatatcaaatacacagcctatatattaaaaggactcagtctgtttttgaaaaacttcgaacatacattaatttcccccctctaatattaattaactagtgacttatatgactacactttactaggaatgtacataaacacatacccaccaccaaaagactgtgtcccatcccaaaaccccccacccccaacaccaccccccactggccaggaagccacatgtccaccctccccctcaccaagggtttttactttggtgccctactttcaatttagtcagatcctgagaTTAGTTTCCCTCTCTgatattcttactcaacttctgttggtgagtgggatcatcccatactcatctttatctttctaacttagcttacttaacataatttcttctagatctgtacaagatgggtcaagaaggtgggttcattgttcttgatagctgcatagtattccattgtgtatatataccacagcattttcagccactcatgtgttgctgggcacctgggatgcttccaggttttagctattatgaattgtgctgctataaacataggaatACACCCCTCTTtgtggttgggtattatggagtccttggggtataagcccaggagaagaattactggctcatatggaaggtccatgtctagccttgtgagagttttccggactgctctccacagaggctggaccagttgacattcccaccagcaatgcagaagggttcctctgtccctacagcctctccagcatttgttgctgctgtcctttttgatgtatgccactctCACTGGGTaaggtgttatctcaatgttgtcttaatttgcatttctctgataatcagtgacctggagcagtttttcatgtgtttgttagccttttggatctcctctgaggtgaatgttttgttcatatcctcagcccatttatggatgggatcatttgcttttttggtgctaagtttgctgagctctttatatattttggtgattagtttcttgtctgatgtctggcatgtgaagatcttctcccattctgtgaggggtctctctgtttgtttaatagtttctttggatgtgcagaattttttcaatttgatgtagtcccattggtttgtttctgctttagtctttcttgcaactgggtttatttcatcaaagatgtccttgatgtgtaggtgggaaagtgttttaccaatgttttcctctaagtatttgactgtttctggggtaacatccaggtctttgatccatttggagttgatttttgtttctggcgagataaagtggttcaatttcatacaATCAGgttgcatgttgcaacccagttttcccagcaccatttattgaagtgagcgtctttcttccatttaatgctttgggcccccttatcaaagattagatgtccataggtgtggggatttatttcagggcttttaattctgttccactggtctgtgtgcctatttttgttccagtaacatgctgttttgatgatgatggcttgataatatagtttaaggtctgggagtgtgatgcctccatttctgtttcttttcctcaagatagttttggcaattctaggtgttttcaggttccagataaatgattgtagtgtttgttctattctcttaaataagcttggtggaactttgatgggtattgcattaatttgtatatggaactggggagaatattcattttggtcatattttttcttccaatccatgagcatgggatgtctttccatttcttggtatcagtttctatttccttgcagagcaactcatagttttcagtatacaagtctttcagttattttggtcaactttattcctacctattttcttgattttgctgaaacagtaaatgggagtgatttctggatgactacttcagatttagtgtttgcataaagaaatgccactgaattttctaCACTGATTTTGTAACCTAACAACTTGCTATATAGCCTCCTAAGTTCCAGTAGCTTTCTCCTGGATTCTTTTGGGTTTTATATGTATATTAACATATCATCTGCATATAGTGAGAGATATTCATttcttccattccaatctgtattcctt
Above is a window of Erinaceus europaeus chromosome 3, mEriEur2.1, whole genome shotgun sequence DNA encoding:
- the LOC103116551 gene encoding igE-binding protein, which produces MGNSGSRTELQHQLRRLLEQQGTAIKSSTAQQFLDIINTASPWFLSGGGLNIPDWDQVKRDLQKQLHKQGPDAFPIETFWLWRLVNDALWSEKVRIKAELGAARGVWQEVQEEETRRSLSNGPLSDRPSPLPPEKDWEDRGGPIPDSEEESEDEEGILRQEIKDLRRRIKELETVENAAPPVVPSTPPLQPPAYAAWEGHIPAPEEAVEGMGPTEGVRFCPLVMPVMEVPDPDNPGQVIRQHQALPFKEVKAMKEAVCSYGPQEPFTLTVFESFAALDLTPSDWQQLCRAVLMGGDYLLWKGEYYEECLCIAWHNANAGQAHRNLDMLQGTGAYNTLQAQIAYDPGVYAQIASAASRAWKALPNKAAGEHLSKVLQGPSEPFADFVDSLIQLAGKIFGDVNTDMPVIQQLAY